The Mytilus galloprovincialis chromosome 7, xbMytGall1.hap1.1, whole genome shotgun sequence genome has a window encoding:
- the LOC143082806 gene encoding excitatory amino acid transporter 3-like isoform X1 gives MSDKTKNIRCKQIIVSNLLVILTFIGAAVGFGLGIGVRQFSPSESALMWIGILGEMYLNLLKMMIVPLVACSVISGTASLDPKSNGKISIVSLTFIMISNFVPCLVGVLVCLTIKPGEISSTQSTGGSKNTNIQTEDIFADLLRNLFPDNLISATFQKAQTEYQTENQQYNVTINGTTTTLMHSVVISKKVEKSSSTNILGILIASCMLGIAAGAAKETGRHFSRFFYSATEVILLLLGKIIWTTPIGVASLIAKTLASTKNLEEDFNRLGLFIATVMAGLGILSFVALPITYFIFIRRNPFKFLWTMLQPAMIVLASTSTAVAMPSTIQQLEGPNHVDSKISRFVCPLNAAIGRCGSCLYICVSCLFIMQMVDRDIDAATVILVCILTTFSSLAIPAVAGASLVTVIILLTALGIPAEEVSLLYAFEWFLDRMRSTTNVFVQGLCGVVTNKICQSSLKVLEKSSENDVAYEKEIVVEETKDIAVSSNIIQDLEIYNHSELFNEKL, from the exons ATGTCGGACAAGACAAAGAATATTAGATGCAAACAAATAATTGTTTCAAACCTACTGGTGATATTAACATTTATTGGTGCAGCTGTTGGGTTTGGACTCGGTATAGGAGTTCGGCAGTTTTCTCCGTCAGAGTCTGCACTTATGTGGATAG GAATCCTTGGAGAAATGTacttaaacttattaaaaatgatgATTGTACCTTTGGTGGCTTGTTCAGTAATATCAG gaACGGCGTCGTTGGATCCAAAATCGAATGGTAAAATTAGCATTGTAAGTCTGACGTTCATCATGATATCAAATTTTGTTCCATGTCTAGTTGGAGTGTTGGTATGTTTAACAATTAAACcag GTGAAATATCTTCAACACAATCAACTGGTGGAAGTAAGAACACAAACATCCAAACAGAGGACATATTTGCAGATCTTCTAAG AAACTTATTTCCTGACAATTTGATATCTGCAACTTTTCAGAAG GCTCAAACAGAATACCAGACAGAAAACCAACAATACAATGTAACAATTAATGGTACAACAACAACTCTTATGCATTCTGTTGTGATCAgcaaaaaagtagaaaaatcatCTAGCACCAATATTTTAG GAATTCTAATTGCTAGTTGTATGCTTGGAATCGCTGCTGGGGCAGCAAAAGAAACTGGTCGTCATTTTTCAAGGTTTTTCTACTCTGCTACTGAAGTaattctactgttattggggaaaATCATATG GACCACTCCTATTGGAGTCGCAAGCCTAATCGCCAAAACTTTAGCATCAACGAAAAATTTAGAGGAAGATTTCAATCGACTTGGATTGTTTATTGCAACTGTTATGGCAGGATTAGGAATTTTATCATTCGTTGCACTTCCCATCACCTACTTTATTTTCATACGAAGAAACCCGTTCAAATTTCTCTGGACAATGTTACAACCAGCTATGATTGTTCTAGCATCCACCAGCAC GGCTGTGGCTATGCCATCTACCATACAACAATTGGAAGGTCCTAATCATGTAGACAGTAAAATAAGCCGCTTTGTATGTCCTTTAAACGCAGCTATAGGTCGATGTGGTTCCTGTTTGTATATTTGTGTCTCTTGTCTATTTATAATGCAAATGGTAGATCGAGATATTGATGCAGCGACTGTTATATTAGTTTG CATCCTTACAACGTTTTCATCACTAGCCATTCCAGCCGTAGCGGGAGCTTCATTGGTGACCGTGATTATTTTACTAACAGCTTTGGGAATACCAGCCGAAGAAGTATCTCTACTGTACGCCTTTGAATGGTTCTT AGACCGAATGCGTTCTACCACAAATGTGTTTGTACAAGGGTTATGTGGAGTAGTAACTAACAAAATATGTCAGTCGTCCCTCAAGGTGTTAGAGAAATCTTCCGAAAACGACGTTGCTTATGAGAAGGAAATCGTTGTTGAGGAAACGAAAGATATCGCTGTTTCATCAAACATAATTCAAGATTTAGAAATTTACAATCATTCAGAGTTATTCAACGAAAAATTGTGA
- the LOC143082806 gene encoding putative sodium-dependent excitatory amino acid transporter glt-3 isoform X2 translates to MSDKTKNIRCKQIIVSNLLVILTFIGAAVGFGLGIGVRQFSPSESALMWIGILGEMYLNLLKMMIVPLVACSVISGTASLDPKSNGKISIVSLTFIMISNFVPCLVGVLVCLTIKPGEISSTQSTGGSKNTNIQTEDIFADLLRNLFPDNLISATFQKAQTEYQTENQQYNVTINGTTTTLMHSVVISKKVEKSSSTNILGILIASCMLGIAAGAAKETGRHFSRFFYSATEVILLLLGKIIWTTPIGVASLIAKTLASTKNLEEDFNRLGLFIATVMAGLGILSFVALPITYFIFIRRNPFKFLWTMLQPAMIVLASTSTILTTFSSLAIPAVAGASLVTVIILLTALGIPAEEVSLLYAFEWFLDRMRSTTNVFVQGLCGVVTNKICQSSLKVLEKSSENDVAYEKEIVVEETKDIAVSSNIIQDLEIYNHSELFNEKL, encoded by the exons ATGTCGGACAAGACAAAGAATATTAGATGCAAACAAATAATTGTTTCAAACCTACTGGTGATATTAACATTTATTGGTGCAGCTGTTGGGTTTGGACTCGGTATAGGAGTTCGGCAGTTTTCTCCGTCAGAGTCTGCACTTATGTGGATAG GAATCCTTGGAGAAATGTacttaaacttattaaaaatgatgATTGTACCTTTGGTGGCTTGTTCAGTAATATCAG gaACGGCGTCGTTGGATCCAAAATCGAATGGTAAAATTAGCATTGTAAGTCTGACGTTCATCATGATATCAAATTTTGTTCCATGTCTAGTTGGAGTGTTGGTATGTTTAACAATTAAACcag GTGAAATATCTTCAACACAATCAACTGGTGGAAGTAAGAACACAAACATCCAAACAGAGGACATATTTGCAGATCTTCTAAG AAACTTATTTCCTGACAATTTGATATCTGCAACTTTTCAGAAG GCTCAAACAGAATACCAGACAGAAAACCAACAATACAATGTAACAATTAATGGTACAACAACAACTCTTATGCATTCTGTTGTGATCAgcaaaaaagtagaaaaatcatCTAGCACCAATATTTTAG GAATTCTAATTGCTAGTTGTATGCTTGGAATCGCTGCTGGGGCAGCAAAAGAAACTGGTCGTCATTTTTCAAGGTTTTTCTACTCTGCTACTGAAGTaattctactgttattggggaaaATCATATG GACCACTCCTATTGGAGTCGCAAGCCTAATCGCCAAAACTTTAGCATCAACGAAAAATTTAGAGGAAGATTTCAATCGACTTGGATTGTTTATTGCAACTGTTATGGCAGGATTAGGAATTTTATCATTCGTTGCACTTCCCATCACCTACTTTATTTTCATACGAAGAAACCCGTTCAAATTTCTCTGGACAATGTTACAACCAGCTATGATTGTTCTAGCATCCACCAGCAC CATCCTTACAACGTTTTCATCACTAGCCATTCCAGCCGTAGCGGGAGCTTCATTGGTGACCGTGATTATTTTACTAACAGCTTTGGGAATACCAGCCGAAGAAGTATCTCTACTGTACGCCTTTGAATGGTTCTT AGACCGAATGCGTTCTACCACAAATGTGTTTGTACAAGGGTTATGTGGAGTAGTAACTAACAAAATATGTCAGTCGTCCCTCAAGGTGTTAGAGAAATCTTCCGAAAACGACGTTGCTTATGAGAAGGAAATCGTTGTTGAGGAAACGAAAGATATCGCTGTTTCATCAAACATAATTCAAGATTTAGAAATTTACAATCATTCAGAGTTATTCAACGAAAAATTGTGA